One region of Streptomyces davaonensis JCM 4913 genomic DNA includes:
- the coaE gene encoding dephospho-CoA kinase, producing the protein MLKVGLTGGIGAGKSEVSRLLVEHGAVLIDADRIAREVVAPGMPGLAAVVEAFGQGVLAEDGSLDRPKLGSIVFADPEKLSVLNAIVHPLVGARSRELEQAAAEDAVVVHDVPLLTENGLAPLYDLVIVVDASPGTQLDRLVRLRGMTEEDARARMAAQASREKRREIADIVIDNDVPLEQLQRRVRDVWDELERRAAHAAQE; encoded by the coding sequence ATGCTGAAAGTTGGCCTCACCGGCGGCATCGGCGCCGGAAAGAGCGAGGTGTCACGACTCCTCGTGGAACACGGTGCCGTACTGATCGACGCGGACCGCATCGCGCGGGAGGTTGTGGCGCCGGGCATGCCCGGCCTCGCCGCGGTCGTCGAGGCCTTCGGCCAGGGCGTGCTGGCGGAGGACGGGAGCCTGGACCGGCCCAAGCTGGGCTCCATCGTCTTCGCCGACCCCGAGAAGCTCTCCGTACTGAACGCGATCGTGCACCCCCTCGTCGGCGCCCGCTCGCGCGAGCTGGAGCAGGCCGCCGCCGAGGACGCCGTGGTCGTGCACGACGTGCCGCTGCTGACGGAGAACGGGCTGGCGCCGCTGTACGACCTCGTGATCGTCGTCGACGCGAGCCCCGGGACCCAGCTCGACCGGCTCGTGCGGCTGCGTGGGATGACCGAGGAGGACGCCCGCGCGCGGATGGCGGCGCAGGCGTCGCGGGAGAAGCGCCGGGAGATCGCGGACATCGTGATCGACAACGACGTACCGCTGGAACAGCTTCAGCGACGGGTGCGGGACGTGTGGGACGAGCTGGAGCGAAGGGCGGCCCACGCCGCTCAGGAATAG
- a CDS encoding tetratricopeptide repeat protein, producing MPETSGSTGRTPETHVIDFRAAEHLLAARDPRGAVKLLDGVIAAHPENTAARLLRARAFFAAAQLRPAELEFTIVLEREPDNAFAHFALARTYERQGRGDQAVRHFRLAAALDPNPQYVKAAGFES from the coding sequence GTGCCCGAGACCAGCGGTTCCACCGGACGTACTCCGGAGACGCATGTCATCGACTTCCGTGCCGCCGAGCATCTGCTCGCCGCGCGGGACCCGCGGGGCGCGGTGAAGCTGCTCGACGGTGTCATCGCCGCGCACCCCGAGAACACCGCGGCCCGGCTGCTGCGCGCGCGTGCCTTCTTCGCGGCGGCCCAACTGCGGCCCGCCGAGCTGGAGTTCACCATCGTTCTGGAGCGCGAGCCGGACAACGCGTTCGCGCACTTCGCGCTCGCCCGCACCTACGAGCGGCAGGGGCGCGGCGACCAGGCCGTCCGGCACTTCCGGCTGGCGGCCGCACTGGACCCCAACCCGCAGTATGTGAAGGCGGCGGGGTTCGAGTCCTGA
- a CDS encoding DUF6343 family protein, whose translation MRTGSEPTTARSALRTRFWLSVWGLVWALFGTAVFALVGRTGWAVACGVLALVVAVDMGFIVRHIHQGPHYQPGPDIPPYNPPDHR comes from the coding sequence ATGCGTACGGGCAGTGAACCCACGACTGCGCGCAGTGCCCTGCGGACGCGGTTCTGGCTGAGTGTCTGGGGGCTGGTCTGGGCGCTCTTCGGCACGGCGGTCTTCGCGCTGGTCGGCCGTACGGGCTGGGCGGTGGCCTGCGGGGTCCTGGCACTCGTCGTCGCCGTGGACATGGGCTTCATCGTCCGCCACATCCACCAGGGCCCGCACTACCAGCCGGGCCCCGACATCCCGCCGTACAACCCGCCCGACCACCGCTGA
- a CDS encoding acyltransferase domain-containing protein translates to MPLSWSLPDADELPEILIDLAVPHEDIEVLVRMRRRVTDDPELRRFLEASVEELVRDMGQVGVRVELPELDWPAGPLQRCFPAYVFVAALPHTRAYHRERGVPAEVTRRTLADLGRNMAVHRRRYGRTGVQAPRWLTHHFRGELYQLGRLQFERARAGKWLDAAPDAPCLNLHIPDFHGPLTPAAVDRSLALAREFFARHFPEERYSAATCHSWLLDPQLKRYLPADSNIVRFQERFRIGRDDAEEADTEPVQFVFGDPELPIEGLPRRTAVERAVGDHLRGGGHWYIGHGWFLFEEPGESTSAVRR, encoded by the coding sequence GTGCCGCTGTCGTGGTCATTGCCGGATGCCGACGAGCTGCCTGAGATCCTGATCGACCTCGCCGTACCGCACGAGGACATCGAAGTCCTGGTCCGCATGCGCCGGAGAGTCACCGACGATCCGGAACTCAGACGGTTCCTGGAGGCGTCGGTCGAGGAGCTCGTGCGGGACATGGGGCAGGTCGGCGTGCGCGTCGAGCTGCCCGAGCTGGACTGGCCCGCCGGGCCCTTGCAGCGCTGTTTTCCCGCGTACGTCTTCGTCGCGGCGCTGCCCCACACGCGCGCGTACCACCGCGAACGCGGTGTCCCCGCCGAGGTCACCCGGCGTACTCTCGCCGACCTCGGCCGGAACATGGCCGTCCACCGCAGGCGGTACGGCCGGACGGGCGTACAGGCGCCGAGGTGGCTCACCCATCACTTCCGGGGCGAGCTTTACCAGCTGGGGCGGCTTCAGTTCGAGCGGGCGCGTGCCGGAAAGTGGCTCGACGCGGCCCCGGACGCGCCCTGTCTCAACCTCCACATCCCCGATTTCCACGGGCCGCTGACCCCGGCGGCTGTCGACCGCTCCCTGGCGCTGGCCCGGGAGTTCTTCGCGCGGCACTTCCCCGAGGAGCGGTACTCGGCCGCGACCTGCCACTCCTGGCTGCTCGATCCGCAGCTCAAGCGATATCTGCCGGCCGACTCCAACATCGTGCGCTTCCAGGAGCGGTTCCGGATCGGCCGTGACGACGCCGAGGAGGCCGACACCGAGCCGGTGCAGTTCGTGTTCGGCGACCCGGAACTGCCCATCGAGGGCCTGCCGCGGCGGACGGCGGTGGAGCGGGCGGTGGGGGACCATCTGCGGGGCGGCGGGCACTGGTACATCGGGCACGGCTGGTTCCTTTTCGAGGAACCGGGTGAGTCAACTTCCGCCGTACGGCGATGA
- a CDS encoding DoxX family protein: MSETTAPVPASAPVIAESATARGRRARIALRGLQILLALFFGLASALPKLIAHSSAVEIFDELGWGSAGMYTIGALELAGAVALLIPVLQSVAGIALSALMVGAFIVSLTAFDGENAATPLILIIPLALIAWARRGHNAELLRLVSQRA; encoded by the coding sequence ATGTCCGAGACCACCGCTCCCGTCCCCGCTTCCGCCCCCGTCATCGCCGAGTCCGCCACTGCCCGTGGACGCCGCGCCCGGATCGCCCTGCGTGGGCTTCAGATCCTGCTCGCGCTGTTCTTCGGGCTTGCCAGCGCCCTGCCGAAGCTGATCGCGCACTCCTCGGCCGTCGAGATCTTCGACGAGCTGGGCTGGGGCAGCGCGGGCATGTACACCATCGGGGCGCTCGAACTCGCCGGGGCCGTCGCCCTGTTGATCCCGGTGCTCCAGTCGGTGGCGGGGATCGCGCTGAGCGCGCTGATGGTCGGGGCGTTCATCGTCTCGCTGACCGCCTTCGACGGGGAGAACGCGGCCACGCCGCTCATCCTGATCATCCCGCTCGCCCTCATCGCCTGGGCGCGGCGCGGCCACAATGCCGAGCTGCTGCGGCTGGTGTCGCAGCGGGCGTGA
- a CDS encoding RNA-binding S4 domain-containing protein, with product MASDGDDDKAAAERAAPQSGESVRVDSWIWAVRLIKTRSQGAAACKGGHVRVNGERVKPSHTVRVGDEVRLRHENRERIVVIKRLIRKRVGAPVAVQCYVDNSPPPPPREAVAPAGIRDRGTGRPTKRDRRDLERLRALEKGGRPGPR from the coding sequence ATGGCTTCCGACGGAGATGACGACAAGGCCGCCGCCGAGCGGGCCGCGCCGCAGTCCGGTGAGAGCGTGCGCGTCGACAGCTGGATCTGGGCGGTACGGCTGATCAAGACCCGTTCGCAGGGCGCCGCCGCCTGCAAGGGCGGCCATGTGCGGGTGAACGGCGAGCGGGTCAAGCCCTCCCACACCGTGCGCGTCGGCGACGAGGTACGGCTGCGGCACGAGAACCGGGAGCGGATCGTCGTGATCAAGCGCCTGATCCGCAAGCGGGTCGGCGCCCCGGTCGCGGTCCAGTGCTACGTCGACAACTCCCCGCCGCCCCCGCCCCGCGAGGCCGTCGCCCCGGCCGGCATCCGCGACCGCGGCACCGGCCGCCCCACCAAGCGGGACCGCCGCGACCTGGAACGCCTGCGGGCACTGGAGAAGGGCGGCCGACCCGGCCCCCGCTGA
- a CDS encoding GNAT family N-acetyltransferase, whose product MIALRRATVDDARAAADVWLRSFGAALPTVVRPHSDDEVRDYFREFVVPRQETWVADSGDGALVGVMVLHGELLSQLYLDPDWRGRGLGDRFVRLAKELSPHGLNLWTFQINKPAHRFYERHGFVAVEHTDGSGNEEREPDVRYVWKPREMGRSERPLKS is encoded by the coding sequence GTGATCGCCCTGCGCCGGGCCACCGTCGACGACGCCCGCGCCGCCGCCGATGTCTGGCTGCGTTCCTTCGGCGCCGCCCTGCCGACTGTCGTGCGGCCCCACTCCGACGACGAAGTGCGGGACTACTTCCGGGAGTTCGTCGTACCCCGGCAGGAGACCTGGGTCGCGGACAGCGGGGACGGTGCGCTCGTCGGGGTCATGGTGCTGCACGGCGAACTGCTCTCTCAGCTCTACCTCGACCCCGACTGGCGCGGGCGCGGGCTCGGTGACCGTTTCGTGCGGCTCGCCAAGGAACTCAGTCCGCACGGGCTGAACCTCTGGACCTTCCAGATCAACAAGCCCGCCCACCGCTTCTACGAACGCCACGGCTTCGTCGCCGTCGAGCACACCGACGGCAGCGGCAACGAGGAGCGGGAGCCGGATGTGCGGTACGTGTGGAAGCCCCGGGAAATGGGCAGGTCCGAGCGGCCGCTCAAGAGCTAA
- a CDS encoding RidA family protein, which translates to MIQRVTSPVLFPPPTYSHVSVVEAGTKLAFLAGAVPLDAEGKIVGEGDPVRQAEQVVANLREQLAAVGSDLEHVVATDVYVVSSETSVLSSVWEVVEASGLSLGPHSSTLLGVACLGYSGQLVEITATAVVPEEAR; encoded by the coding sequence GTGATTCAGCGTGTCACCAGCCCTGTTCTGTTTCCTCCGCCGACCTACTCGCATGTCTCCGTCGTCGAGGCCGGTACCAAGCTCGCGTTTCTCGCGGGGGCCGTGCCGTTGGACGCGGAGGGGAAGATCGTGGGTGAGGGGGATCCGGTGCGGCAGGCCGAGCAGGTGGTAGCCAATCTGCGGGAGCAACTGGCAGCCGTAGGAAGCGACTTGGAGCATGTCGTCGCTACGGATGTGTACGTCGTGAGCAGTGAGACGTCCGTTCTGTCCTCCGTGTGGGAGGTCGTCGAGGCTTCGGGGCTCAGTCTCGGGCCCCATTCGTCGACTCTCCTCGGGGTCGCCTGTCTCGGCTACTCGGGGCAGCTGGTGGAGATCACGGCCACCGCGGTCGTACCGGAGGAGGCCCGGTGA
- a CDS encoding nucleotidyltransferase family protein, with product MTAFLENAADRLAALPTVCAVALGGSRAQGTERPDSDWDLAVYYRGRFDPADLRALGWPGEASEVGGWGGGVFNGGAWLTIDGHRVDVHYRDLDVVEHELAEAQEGRFRVEPLLFHLAGIPSYLVVAELAINRVLRGELPRPEAYPEKLRHSASERWFGTARATLSYAEANHAPAGRLTEFTGALATAAAQAGHGVLAARGEWVTNEKRLLERAGLRGVDDIIGGVATGRVPFGHAAVDAGRLFERAMADAEPLRS from the coding sequence ATGACCGCCTTTCTCGAAAATGCCGCTGACCGTCTGGCCGCCCTGCCCACCGTGTGCGCGGTGGCTCTTGGTGGGTCCCGTGCTCAGGGGACCGAACGGCCTGACAGTGACTGGGATTTGGCTGTCTACTATCGCGGCCGGTTCGACCCCGCCGACCTCCGAGCTCTTGGCTGGCCGGGGGAGGCTTCCGAGGTCGGGGGCTGGGGCGGCGGCGTCTTCAACGGTGGAGCCTGGCTGACGATCGACGGTCACCGTGTGGACGTCCACTACCGGGACCTCGACGTCGTCGAGCATGAACTGGCGGAAGCGCAGGAGGGGCGCTTTCGGGTGGAGCCGTTGCTCTTTCATCTGGCGGGGATTCCCAGCTACTTGGTCGTTGCGGAGCTGGCGATCAACCGGGTGTTGAGAGGTGAGCTGCCGCGTCCGGAGGCGTATCCGGAGAAGCTCCGGCACTCGGCCTCGGAGCGCTGGTTCGGCACGGCCCGCGCAACGCTCTCGTATGCCGAGGCCAACCATGCCCCGGCGGGCCGCCTCACCGAGTTCACCGGCGCCCTGGCCACGGCTGCCGCGCAGGCCGGGCACGGGGTGCTTGCGGCGCGGGGGGAGTGGGTGACGAACGAGAAGCGGTTGCTGGAGCGGGCCGGGCTGCGTGGCGTCGACGACATCATCGGGGGTGTTGCGACGGGGCGGGTGCCGTTCGGTCATGCCGCCGTCGACGCGGGGCGGCTGTTCGAGCGGGCGATGGCGGATGCGGAGCCATTGCGTTCATAA
- a CDS encoding FUSC family protein gives MYRPALVLPPWIAHALRAQRGPVPWSAVVRGGLGAGVLVLVGVVAGRASLGVVAAIAAMLAGVADRPGSRRAAVRRLGVPGLAGAGGMVLGSYGGEALGAVGLTVLLTVVGLLAGSVSAVGPVASGAGTQVLVAAAVGAGMPLPEVGWQRGLAYAAGAGWLILLRLALPGPGAFAGAFAGGFRLDAAFRAPFRARFQARFDSRVDPRFGSPFDFRFDGERDAVSAVYDAVASLLDAVGTDLAGARRAALTAALDHAQDALAGPRLRRYASSAERRLHAQYAAALPLAEAATALAWAGEAVPERASEGPRRLASAVRANTPTGPLPAPSRGVPALRALDDALLHAAEAFDRAEGADLHTRPRSLAVRIRIVLGSGGREYGLRVALCFGASAAVAQALHHTHWYWLPATAVFLVKPDLGPLLSRVLCRAAGTVLGALLFAGFAAVLPRPEGLIALVAVCGALIPVATRHFAAQTGVVTVLVLALVMIGGEPQASVSRIGETLLACVIVLVVGHLPMPGQRGGGVLARLGAAESAAHRYLGHVLDASPDRAGRWVLRREAYRSLAEARSAIALAAAELPTLARHSAGTEEVAGTLEQLVDATTACAVHLDDAGHLTPRHTQQLTGLLDELAALRDRGYAHIS, from the coding sequence GTGTACCGGCCCGCACTCGTCCTGCCGCCCTGGATCGCCCACGCTCTTCGCGCTCAACGCGGCCCCGTGCCGTGGAGTGCCGTGGTGCGGGGCGGGCTCGGGGCCGGGGTTCTGGTGCTGGTGGGTGTTGTCGCCGGGCGGGCTTCCCTGGGAGTCGTCGCTGCCATCGCCGCCATGCTCGCGGGGGTCGCCGATCGGCCCGGGAGCCGGCGGGCCGCCGTGCGGCGGCTGGGGGTGCCCGGCCTGGCCGGGGCTGGTGGGATGGTGCTCGGGAGCTATGGCGGGGAAGCCCTTGGCGCTGTCGGGCTGACTGTTCTGCTGACGGTTGTCGGGCTGCTTGCGGGGAGCGTCAGTGCCGTGGGCCCCGTCGCCTCGGGTGCCGGTACACAGGTGCTCGTCGCCGCCGCGGTCGGGGCCGGGATGCCGTTGCCGGAGGTGGGGTGGCAGCGGGGGCTCGCCTATGCGGCGGGGGCCGGTTGGCTGATCCTGCTGCGGTTGGCCCTGCCCGGGCCGGGGGCCTTCGCCGGGGCCTTTGCCGGGGGCTTCCGGCTCGACGCCGCGTTCCGTGCCCCGTTCCGCGCCCGGTTCCAGGCCCGGTTCGACTCCCGGGTCGACCCTCGGTTCGGCTCCCCGTTCGACTTCCGGTTCGACGGGGAGCGGGACGCCGTCAGTGCCGTCTACGACGCCGTCGCCTCGCTGCTCGACGCCGTGGGGACCGACCTCGCCGGCGCGCGGCGGGCCGCGCTCACCGCCGCGCTCGATCATGCGCAGGACGCCCTCGCCGGACCCCGGCTGCGGCGCTACGCCTCCTCCGCAGAGCGGCGGCTGCACGCGCAGTACGCCGCCGCGTTGCCCCTCGCCGAGGCCGCCACCGCGCTCGCCTGGGCGGGGGAAGCCGTACCGGAGCGGGCCTCGGAAGGGCCCCGGCGGCTCGCCTCCGCCGTACGTGCGAACACGCCCACCGGGCCGCTGCCCGCGCCCTCCCGGGGGGTGCCCGCCCTGCGCGCCCTCGATGACGCCCTGCTGCATGCCGCCGAGGCATTCGACCGGGCCGAGGGGGCGGATCTGCACACCCGTCCGCGGTCGCTCGCCGTGCGGATTCGTATCGTGCTCGGCTCGGGCGGGCGGGAGTACGGGCTGCGGGTTGCCCTCTGCTTCGGGGCCAGTGCCGCTGTCGCGCAGGCGCTTCACCACACCCACTGGTACTGGCTGCCCGCCACCGCCGTGTTCCTCGTGAAGCCCGATCTCGGGCCGCTGCTGTCACGGGTGCTGTGCCGGGCCGCCGGGACCGTTCTCGGGGCGCTTCTCTTCGCCGGGTTCGCCGCCGTGCTGCCCCGGCCGGAGGGGCTGATCGCGCTCGTCGCCGTGTGCGGGGCCCTCATCCCCGTCGCCACCCGGCACTTCGCCGCCCAGACCGGAGTCGTGACGGTGCTCGTCCTCGCGCTGGTGATGATCGGGGGCGAGCCGCAGGCGTCCGTCAGCCGGATCGGGGAGACCCTGCTGGCCTGCGTGATTGTGCTGGTTGTGGGGCATCTGCCGATGCCCGGGCAGCGTGGTGGGGGAGTGCTGGCCCGGCTCGGGGCCGCGGAGAGTGCCGCGCACCGTTATCTCGGGCACGTCCTCGACGCGTCCCCTGACCGTGCCGGGCGCTGGGTCCTGCGGCGCGAGGCCTACCGCAGTCTCGCCGAGGCCCGATCCGCCATCGCCCTCGCCGCCGCCGAGTTGCCCACGCTCGCCCGGCACTCCGCGGGCACCGAGGAGGTGGCCGGCACCCTGGAGCAGCTGGTCGACGCCACCACCGCCTGCGCCGTCCACCTCGACGACGCCGGCCACCTCACACCCCGGCACACCCAGCAGCTCACGGGGCTCCTGGACGAGCTGGCGGCGCTACGGGACCGTGGGTACGCGCACATCAGCTGA
- a CDS encoding endonuclease/exonuclease/phosphatase family protein yields MLLGTWNLENLFLPGRPSGPEDKAAYETKLASLAAVITELDPTLLGVQEVGDVAALRDLLGMVGGEWHTAVSEHPDGREIRVGVISRVPLRVLADTTAFPPKLRPVQVDDAGGETRQSGRGFLAVEAGSLRVAVCHLKSKLLSYPGERFQPREEGERARFGAYALYRRAAEAAALRALADELLAGDGREQDVAVLGDLNDEVQAATTQILLGPPGSEIGTGGFDTPDKGDAARLWNIAPLIPAEQRVSRINSGRRELIDHILLSHRLIHRVTAAGTGLPGIDAPHLPSIGQDPEERRGKSGSDHAPVWVRLS; encoded by the coding sequence ATGCTCCTCGGTACCTGGAACCTGGAGAACCTCTTCCTGCCCGGCCGCCCGTCGGGCCCCGAGGACAAGGCCGCCTACGAGACCAAGCTGGCCTCCCTGGCCGCCGTGATCACCGAGCTGGACCCGACGCTGCTCGGCGTCCAGGAGGTCGGCGACGTCGCCGCGCTGCGGGACCTGCTCGGGATGGTGGGCGGCGAGTGGCACACGGCGGTCTCGGAGCATCCGGACGGGCGGGAGATCCGGGTCGGTGTGATCAGCAGGGTGCCGTTGCGCGTGCTGGCCGACACGACGGCGTTCCCGCCGAAGCTGCGGCCCGTGCAGGTGGACGACGCGGGCGGGGAGACGCGGCAGTCGGGGCGGGGGTTCCTGGCGGTGGAGGCGGGGTCGTTGCGGGTGGCGGTGTGCCACCTGAAGTCGAAGCTGCTCAGCTACCCCGGGGAGCGTTTCCAGCCGCGTGAGGAGGGTGAGCGGGCCCGCTTCGGGGCGTACGCCCTCTATCGGCGGGCGGCGGAGGCGGCGGCGCTGCGGGCCTTGGCGGACGAGTTGCTGGCGGGTGACGGCCGGGAGCAGGACGTGGCGGTCCTGGGCGACCTGAACGACGAGGTCCAGGCGGCCACCACCCAGATCCTGCTGGGCCCGCCCGGCTCGGAGATCGGCACGGGCGGCTTCGACACCCCCGACAAGGGCGACGCGGCGCGCCTGTGGAACATCGCTCCCCTGATCCCCGCCGAGCAGCGCGTCTCCCGTATCAACTCGGGCCGACGCGAACTGATCGACCACATCCTGCTGAGCCACCGCCTGATCCACCGGGTGACGGCAGCGGGCACGGGCCTGCCCGGCATCGACGCCCCGCACCTGCCGTCCATCGGCCAGGACCCGGAGGAGCGGCGGGGGAAGTCAGGGTCGGACCACGCGCCGGTGTGGGTGCGGCTCAGCTGA
- a CDS encoding amidohydrolase: MTPTVADLIITGCTVLVHDDQERTGFREDAAIVVRDGAVEAVTDAAEVVGRPARERLDAGGQVAMPGLINCHTHTPMVALRGIAEDLPIEEWFNDVVWPVESNLAERDVELGARLACAEMIRAGVTCFADHYFAMDAVAAVVAECGLRAQLGEAFFSSQGPQGRERSLEFALRHRGAADGRITTALAPHAPYTVTDADLAATAELAHEHGLPVHLHAAENRDQSEASLARNGVTPIGVLERTGILGTDVLIAHGTGILDDDLPLLRDAPGRVAVATAPRGYLKFAWPDTTPVRALRELGIPVGLATDGAASNNSLDVWESMALTALIQKSTTGDPRWLTSRQALHHAALQSASAVGLGDRLGSLAPGRRADIILVDLGGPHTQPVHDLAATLVHSARSSDVRTTIVDGRILMRDRELLTLDVAAVVGELTQRLPGLLDRSHGRRIQEYDT; encoded by the coding sequence ATGACGCCGACCGTCGCGGATCTCATCATCACCGGATGCACCGTCCTCGTGCACGACGATCAAGAGCGGACCGGGTTCCGTGAGGATGCCGCGATCGTCGTACGGGACGGGGCCGTCGAGGCCGTCACGGATGCCGCCGAGGTGGTGGGCAGACCGGCGCGGGAGCGGCTCGACGCGGGCGGGCAGGTCGCGATGCCGGGGCTGATCAACTGCCACACCCACACTCCGATGGTCGCGCTGCGCGGGATCGCCGAGGACCTGCCCATCGAGGAGTGGTTCAACGACGTCGTCTGGCCCGTCGAGTCCAACCTGGCCGAGCGGGACGTGGAGTTGGGGGCGCGGCTCGCCTGCGCCGAGATGATCCGGGCCGGGGTGACCTGCTTCGCCGACCACTACTTCGCGATGGACGCCGTCGCCGCCGTGGTCGCCGAGTGCGGGCTGCGGGCCCAGCTCGGCGAGGCGTTCTTCTCCTCCCAGGGGCCTCAAGGGCGGGAGCGGTCACTGGAATTCGCGCTTCGCCACCGGGGCGCCGCGGACGGCCGTATCACCACCGCCCTCGCCCCGCACGCCCCCTACACCGTCACCGACGCCGACCTCGCCGCCACCGCCGAACTCGCCCATGAGCACGGGCTGCCGGTCCATCTGCACGCCGCCGAGAACCGCGACCAGTCCGAGGCATCCCTCGCCCGGAACGGCGTCACCCCCATCGGGGTCCTGGAGCGCACCGGGATCCTCGGCACGGACGTCCTCATCGCGCACGGCACCGGGATCCTGGACGACGACCTGCCCCTGCTGCGCGACGCGCCGGGCCGGGTCGCCGTCGCCACCGCGCCCCGCGGCTACCTCAAGTTCGCCTGGCCCGACACCACCCCGGTGCGCGCCCTGCGCGAACTCGGCATCCCCGTCGGACTCGCCACCGACGGCGCCGCCTCCAACAACTCCCTCGACGTCTGGGAGTCCATGGCGCTCACCGCGCTCATCCAGAAGTCGACCACGGGCGACCCGAGATGGCTGACGTCCCGTCAAGCCCTGCACCACGCCGCCCTCCAGAGCGCGAGCGCCGTCGGACTCGGCGACCGCCTGGGCTCCCTCGCGCCCGGCCGCCGCGCCGACATCATCCTCGTCGACCTCGGCGGACCGCACACCCAGCCCGTCCACGACCTCGCCGCGACCCTCGTGCACAGCGCCCGCTCCTCCGACGTGCGCACCACCATCGTCGACGGCCGGATCCTGATGCGCGACCGCGAACTGCTCACCCTCGATGTCGCCGCCGTAGTAGGGGAGTTGACGCAGCGCCTGCCCGGCCTCCTCGACCGGAGCCACGGCAGGCGGATCCAGGAGTACGACACATAG
- a CDS encoding cytochrome P450 family protein, whose translation MDLADGLIDQPHTTNRRLRESAPVHRIAGTDGNPAWLVTRYEDVRAALNDPRLSLDKRHAAPGNYRGFALPPALDANLLNMDPPDHTRIRRLVVRAFTPRRVEQLRAPIRQTADRLLDALGSEGTTDLVAAYAAPLPITVICDLLGVPDGQRLDFRTWTDTLVAPDPARPGAAKEAVAAMLAFFTGLLADKRRQPADDLLSDLIAVRDEGDRLTEDELMSLAFLILFAGYENTVQLIGNAVLGLLRHPEQLAALRADPSRIPAAVEEFTRHEGPALLAIRRFPTEDVTIGGVSVPAGETVLLSLAAANRDPARFPDPDRLDLDRDASGHLALGHGIHYCLGAPLARAETEIALTALLERFPELALTEADVRWRPSLRARGLAALDVTYAKNLVTER comes from the coding sequence ATGGATCTCGCCGACGGCCTCATCGACCAGCCCCACACCACCAACCGGCGCCTCAGGGAGAGCGCGCCGGTGCACCGGATCGCGGGGACCGACGGCAACCCCGCCTGGCTCGTCACCCGGTACGAGGACGTCCGCGCGGCGCTCAACGATCCGCGTCTCTCACTGGACAAGAGGCATGCGGCACCCGGGAACTACCGGGGCTTCGCGCTGCCGCCCGCGCTCGACGCCAACCTCCTCAACATGGACCCGCCCGACCACACCCGCATTCGCCGGCTCGTCGTGCGCGCGTTCACCCCGCGGCGCGTGGAGCAACTCCGGGCGCCCATCCGGCAGACGGCCGACCGGCTCCTCGACGCCCTCGGCAGCGAGGGCACCACCGACCTCGTCGCCGCCTACGCCGCCCCGCTCCCCATCACCGTCATCTGCGATCTGCTCGGCGTACCGGACGGGCAGCGGCTGGACTTCCGGACCTGGACCGACACCCTCGTCGCCCCCGACCCCGCACGGCCCGGCGCCGCCAAGGAAGCGGTGGCGGCGATGCTCGCCTTCTTCACCGGGCTCCTCGCCGACAAGCGCCGACAGCCGGCCGACGATCTGCTCTCCGACCTGATCGCGGTACGCGACGAGGGCGACCGGCTCACCGAGGACGAGTTGATGTCGCTCGCCTTCCTCATCCTCTTCGCGGGCTACGAGAACACCGTGCAGCTCATCGGCAACGCCGTCCTCGGCCTGCTGCGCCACCCCGAGCAGCTCGCCGCCCTTCGCGCGGACCCCTCCCGGATCCCGGCCGCCGTCGAGGAGTTCACCCGCCACGAGGGCCCCGCCCTGCTCGCCATCCGCCGGTTCCCCACCGAGGACGTGACCATCGGCGGCGTGAGCGTCCCGGCCGGAGAGACCGTCCTGCTCTCCCTCGCCGCCGCCAACCGCGACCCCGCCCGCTTCCCCGACCCCGACCGCCTGGACCTCGACCGCGACGCCTCCGGCCATCTCGCCCTCGGACACGGCATCCACTACTGCCTCGGCGCCCCGCTGGCCCGCGCCGAGACCGAGATCGCCCTGACCGCGCTCCTGGAACGGTTCCCCGAACTCGCCCTCACCGAGGCCGACGTACGGTGGCGCCCCTCACTGCGCGCCCGCGGTCTGGCCGCGCTGGACGTGACGTACGCAAAAAATCTTGTGACCGAGCGATGA